The DNA segment ATCTCTACCGTTATGCCGGAATGGGGCTGGTCGCAAACATTTTCACGGAAACCAAACTCAGGGAATTGCAGGGAAATTCTGCCATTGGACACAACCGATATTCCACCACGGGGGCTAGTTTTCTCAGAAACGCACAACCTCTTCGGGTAGAATCGCATCTCGGCCCGGTTTCTCTTGCTCACAACGGAAATCTCGTCAATTCTTGGGAGCTCAGAAGCCAGCTCGAAAAAGAAGGAAGTATTTTTCAAACCACGATCGATTCGGAAGTGATCGTTCACCTGATGGCTCGCTCCGGGGAAACCGATTTTCTTTCCGCTCTTTCCTCGGCCCTCAAAAAAGTAAGAGGAGCTTATTCACTCGTGATTCTTACCAAATCCCAACTGATCGCTGTTCGAGATCCGAACGGATTTCGACCTCTGGTTATGGGTCGTAGAGAAGACGGCGCGATTGTATTTGCATCCGAAACCTGCGCTTTTGATATCACGGATACCAAATACGAAAGAGATGTGGAACCCGGGGAAATGATTGTGGTGGATAAGAACGGGGTAAGTTCTTATTATCCATTCCCAAAAGCGACCCCAAGTCTTTGTATTTTTGAGTATATCTATTTTGCAAGACCCGACTCCAATATTTTCGGGGAATCGGTTTATAAGGTCCGTAAAAACTTAGGGAGATTTTTAGCCAGAGAATTACCCGTCGAAGCGGATGTGGTCATTCCGGTTCCTGATTCCGCAAGTATCGCCGCGTTAGGATATGCGGAAGAATCCGGAATTTCCTATCAGTCCGGATTGATTCGTTCTCACTATATCGGCCGCACGTTTATCGAACCGGATCAGAAAATCCGAGACTTTGGAGCTAAGATCAAATATAACGTTGTGCGAAACGTCGTAGAAGGAAAAAGAGTCATCGTAGTGGACGACTCGATCATGAGAGGAACCACGAGTCGCAAGATCATCAAGATGATCCGGAACGCGGGGGCGAAGGAAATTCATCTTCGGGTTTCCGCTCCTCCGACGATTTCTCCATGTTATTACGGAATCGATATTCCGACTCATAACGAACTGATCGCAGCGACACATACGATCGAAGAAATCAGAAAGTATCTCCGAGTGGATAGTATCGCCTATCTTTCAGTGGAATCGATGAATCGTGCTGTGATCGATCATAAGGGAGGGGGGTTTTGCAACGCATGTTTTACTTCTCAATATCCCGTCGAGTTTCAGAGCGAGCTGGGAAATCAGAAAAGTCTTTTTAAAGAATACCAAGTGGAAGAAAGAGCCGTTTACTAAAACGGCACTTTCGATCGTTTGTATCTAAAATCCAAACTAAACTTTATTCAAAGTCGGATGTTGTTTGTCCAGTTTTATCTTAGTGTTGTGAAACGGTCTTTTTAGGATCAAATCAAACACTCAACGACTCAAAGTATTTTTACACAAATCGTCGCAAACGTGATAAAAAAAGCGACCAGGATAAATTCTCGATGTTCATCCGAACGAATAGAAACGCTAAAATCCCCTGCCAAAGATAGATCGTATAACTTAGCCTGGATTCCATAACCGAAAAGAAAAATATTGATTTGTGTCGATTGTATCTATGTTCATTAATTCGCATTCGAGTTTTGTAAAAAACTTACTTTTTTGACAAGCCGTGAATTAACTTTCCTAACGTTTTGATTTTTTCCTCCACTTTGGATGTTAAACGAATTCCTCCGCTCAATCTCAGAAAGTTTCTAAAGTTGCCGGTTCCCGAAAAGATAGGACCGGGAGCGATTGATATGTTGTGTTTCCAGGCTTCGTTTTGCAGAAGAAAGCTATCGGTTTTTTGCGGAAGCTCGATCCAAAATACAAGACCTCCCTGAGGATTTGTAACGGATACGGATTCGGGAAAATTTTTTAAAACGGATTCTCTGATTCTTGTAAGATTGGAAAACAGATCTCTTCTCAGGGTTTTTATATTTTTTTCAAAGGAAGTTTTCAAATATTCACTCAATGCGATTTGTGGAATGCTAGGAAGGGCAAGCCGCGAAAGTTTTAGTTCCTTCAGAAGTTCCGGTCCTCTTTTTCCGGGGAGAATCCAGCCTACTCTCAAATCGGGGGAAATAATTTTGGAATACGATGAAATCTTATATACGTTTTCTTTTTTGTCAAAGGACTTTAGAGAAAGCGGGCGTGTGGAATTAAAATACAAATCACCGTAGATATCATCTTCTATAATCGGAATGTTTTTACTAACGCATAAATCGACTAAGGCTTTTTTGTCTTCGTCGGAAAGAAGACTTCCGGTAGGATTTTGAAAGTTCGGGTTGATCACCATACATTGAATCGGGTATTGATTCAGAGCTTCTTCCAAATGACGAATACTCATTCCGTGGATCGGATCCACTGGAATTTCCAATACCTTTCTTCCTAATCGTTGGATGTTTTGCAGAATTCCGAAGTAGACGGGAGACTCGATAGCGATCAGATCTCCGGGTTTTGTTAAAACTTTGATGCATAAATTCAATGCGTCTTGACAACCGTTGGTTATGATAATTTGGGATTCGTATGTTGTCGTTCCTTGAAATGAGGATCTAAGAGATAACTGTTTTCTCAGTTCCGAATTTCCCTGTGAGTCCTGGTAGTTATGGCTGTCTGCGATCAAAATCGCTCTTTTTAGATTTTTATGAAGAGAGGCAATGGGTAAATATTCTTTTTCGGGAATTGCCGTTCCTAATTGAAGAATATCAGGATTTTGTAATGAATCAATCAGAGAGGAGATTCTTTCGTCGATTCCAAACGAGGAAACCAGCTTGGTTTTTTTTGGCATCGTTGGTGTTTTGAGATCGTCTTTTCTTGCACGGACTATATATCCCGATTTGGGTCTGGATTCGATATAACCTTGATTTTCCAGCAATTCATAAGCCAATAAAACGGTCGAGATGCTTACCTTTTTTTCCTGAGAGATCGTTCGCAGTGAGGGCAACTTGTCCCCCGCTTTTAGGGTTTTGGATTCGATCATCGATTTGAGCGCGATTGCGATCGCTTCGTATTTTAAATTTTTATCTGTGCTGGTTAAAAAGTTCATTTCTGTATCTGTTATGATCGAGATAAATTTGTTATAACAGGAAACATCTTCAGATGGAAATCATTTTTTATGAAACTTAGGATTCTTCAAATAGACGCTTTTGCAGAAAAAGTCTTTCAGGGAAATCCTGCGGCCGTCTGCGTATCCGCCACATGGTTGCCCGATGAATTGATGCAAAAAATCGCTTTGGAAAATAATCTGAGTGAAACGGTATTTTGCGTAAAGGAAGGGGATTTGTTTCGAATTCGTTGGTTCACACCCGAAAAGGAGGTCGATCTTTGCGGACACGCGACTCTTGCAGCCGCTTATCATCTTTTTAATGAAGGTTTGGCTTCGGGCGACCGAGTCCAGTTTTATTCTCTTTCTGGAGAATTGGGAGTATTCAAAAAAAATAATATTCTTTATTTGGACTTTCCTTCTCGGAAGGCGCTTCCGGTGGAAGCTCCGAAGCAGATCCTAAATTCTTTTTCCATTGTTCCCAAGGAGGTTTGGAAATCGAGGGATTATATGCTCGTTTATGAAAACGAAAGCGATCTTTTAAATTTGAGATATTCGATGGAGGGCGTTCGCGATTTGGATTCTCTCGGAATTATCGCCACCTGTGTAGGAAAAGAATACGACTTTTTATCCAGATTTTTTGCGCCGAATGCGGGTCTTTATGAGGATCCTGTGACAGGCTCTTCTCATTGTACGCTCATTCCTTTTTGGTCGGAACGATTGGGAAAGAAAAACTTGCAGGCGTATCAAGCGTCGAGCAGAGGTGGAAAACTTTTTTGTGAAGATTTAGGAGAACGGGTTTTGATCGGAGGAACCTGTGTTTCGTATTTGGAAGGATGGATCGAAGTATGAATCAAAATCGTTTTTCGAATCGAATTTTAAAATCGAACAAATCCTTTATCAGAGAAATTCTGAAAGTGGCTTCGCAACCCGGTATGATTTCCTTTGCAGGAGGATATCCTGATCCAGAATTGTTTCCAGTCGAGGAACTGAAACTTTCCACGGAAGCCGTCTTTGCAAAATACGGATTCAAGCTGCTTCAATACGGAATTTCGGAAGGATTTTTACCGCTCCGAGAAAAGATCTTCGATCGATATTATAAAAACGTAAATCACTTGGATCTTGGTCCGGAAAACATATTGATCACTACCGGGTCGCAACAGGCGCTGGACTTGATCGGAAAAGTTTTTATCAATCCGGGAGATCCGATTTTGATCGAACGTCCCGGTTATTTGGGTGCGATTCAGGCGTTTTCTCTTTACGAGCCAAATTTGATCGGAATCCCCTTGGAAGACGACGGACTGGATCTTTCTATTTTGGAAAATAATTTGTCTCGGATAAAACCGAAATTTTTATATTCCAATCCTACGTTTCAGAATCCGAGTGGGAATACTCTCTCTTTAGAGAAAAGAAAAAGAATTTCGGAGATTCTCAGAACATACGATTGCATCCTAGTCGAAGACAACGCCTACGGAGAAATTCGTTTTGAATCGGATACGATTCCCGATGTTCAGTCTTTTTATCCCGAAAATACTCTGAGTCTCGGTACATTTTCCAAGACATTATCTCCGGGTTTGAGGGTGGGTTGGATTTGCGCTCCAAAAGAAATTTTGGAAAAATTGCTGATTGCAAAACAAGCGAGCGATCTTCATTCGAATTTGCTTTCGCAGATCGTGTTGAACGAATATCTAAGCCGTTATGATTTGGATTTACAGATCGACAAAATCCGATCTTCTTATCGTCTGAAAAAAGAATGTATGGAGAATTTTCTAAAAGACCGTCTTTCGGATTCCGCTCAATGGGTTTCGCCTAAGGGTGGAATGTTTTTTTGGCTAAAATTGAAAAAGGGGATCCATTCCATGGAATTATTTGAAGCTGCGATTTCAAATCATGTGGCCTTTGTTCCGGGATTTCCGTTTTATTCCGAAAGTCCGGAATCGGATACGATTCGAATCAACTATTCCCATTCTTCCTTGGAATCGATTGAAACTGGCGTTTTACGAATCGCGGAATCCGTTCGTAAAATTTCTAAAGTAACCGTTTAGAAAATCCTATGATCAGTTGTCCTTGGATGCGAATTCGATCTGACATTTTCGTTTAATCGATTTTATCGTTTTTCAGCGAGAATTTTTTCTTTGAGAATGAGAAACGGTCTTTCGATTAGAAGATAAAGAATCCAGGAGCCTAAGAAACAGTATACACAAGCGGTCAAAACAGCGAGGATAAAATTTCTGGGACTTAGTTGCGAAGAAACGGATAAGACTTTAGAAACCGCGATTCCGGCAATAAGAATGTTCCAGA comes from the Leptospira sp. WS92.C1 genome and includes:
- the purF gene encoding amidophosphoribosyltransferase, producing MSSIPDKSRVRRQAQDDKPKDECAIFGIFNAPEASNFTYLGLYSMQHRGQESSGIVSSDGEHLYRYAGMGLVANIFTETKLRELQGNSAIGHNRYSTTGASFLRNAQPLRVESHLGPVSLAHNGNLVNSWELRSQLEKEGSIFQTTIDSEVIVHLMARSGETDFLSALSSALKKVRGAYSLVILTKSQLIAVRDPNGFRPLVMGRREDGAIVFASETCAFDITDTKYERDVEPGEMIVVDKNGVSSYYPFPKATPSLCIFEYIYFARPDSNIFGESVYKVRKNLGRFLARELPVEADVVIPVPDSASIAALGYAEESGISYQSGLIRSHYIGRTFIEPDQKIRDFGAKIKYNVVRNVVEGKRVIVVDDSIMRGTTSRKIIKMIRNAGAKEIHLRVSAPPTISPCYYGIDIPTHNELIAATHTIEEIRKYLRVDSIAYLSVESMNRAVIDHKGGGFCNACFTSQYPVEFQSELGNQKSLFKEYQVEERAVY
- a CDS encoding PLP-dependent aminotransferase family protein, producing the protein MNFLTSTDKNLKYEAIAIALKSMIESKTLKAGDKLPSLRTISQEKKVSISTVLLAYELLENQGYIESRPKSGYIVRARKDDLKTPTMPKKTKLVSSFGIDERISSLIDSLQNPDILQLGTAIPEKEYLPIASLHKNLKRAILIADSHNYQDSQGNSELRKQLSLRSSFQGTTTYESQIIITNGCQDALNLCIKVLTKPGDLIAIESPVYFGILQNIQRLGRKVLEIPVDPIHGMSIRHLEEALNQYPIQCMVINPNFQNPTGSLLSDEDKKALVDLCVSKNIPIIEDDIYGDLYFNSTRPLSLKSFDKKENVYKISSYSKIISPDLRVGWILPGKRGPELLKELKLSRLALPSIPQIALSEYLKTSFEKNIKTLRRDLFSNLTRIRESVLKNFPESVSVTNPQGGLVFWIELPQKTDSFLLQNEAWKHNISIAPGPIFSGTGNFRNFLRLSGGIRLTSKVEEKIKTLGKLIHGLSKK
- a CDS encoding PhzF family phenazine biosynthesis protein codes for the protein MKLRILQIDAFAEKVFQGNPAAVCVSATWLPDELMQKIALENNLSETVFCVKEGDLFRIRWFTPEKEVDLCGHATLAAAYHLFNEGLASGDRVQFYSLSGELGVFKKNNILYLDFPSRKALPVEAPKQILNSFSIVPKEVWKSRDYMLVYENESDLLNLRYSMEGVRDLDSLGIIATCVGKEYDFLSRFFAPNAGLYEDPVTGSSHCTLIPFWSERLGKKNLQAYQASSRGGKLFCEDLGERVLIGGTCVSYLEGWIEV
- a CDS encoding PLP-dependent aminotransferase family protein translates to MNQNRFSNRILKSNKSFIREILKVASQPGMISFAGGYPDPELFPVEELKLSTEAVFAKYGFKLLQYGISEGFLPLREKIFDRYYKNVNHLDLGPENILITTGSQQALDLIGKVFINPGDPILIERPGYLGAIQAFSLYEPNLIGIPLEDDGLDLSILENNLSRIKPKFLYSNPTFQNPSGNTLSLEKRKRISEILRTYDCILVEDNAYGEIRFESDTIPDVQSFYPENTLSLGTFSKTLSPGLRVGWICAPKEILEKLLIAKQASDLHSNLLSQIVLNEYLSRYDLDLQIDKIRSSYRLKKECMENFLKDRLSDSAQWVSPKGGMFFWLKLKKGIHSMELFEAAISNHVAFVPGFPFYSESPESDTIRINYSHSSLESIETGVLRIAESVRKISKVTV